The sequence TGTCGATCAGCATCTGCATGCGCCGGAACAGCGGCAGCATCCGCGACACGATCAGGTAATTGGCCAGCGCCAACACCGGCACGCTGACGGCCAGCAGCCACGCCAGTCCGGCGTCCTGGTGCACCGCCATCAGCACCCCGCCGATGCTCATGATCGGCGCGGCGACCAGCGTGCCGGCGCCCAGCTGGACTATCAGCTGGATCTGGCGGACGTCGTTGGTGGTGCGGGTCAACAGGGTTGGCGCCCCGAACCGGGTGGTTTCGCGTTCGGAGAACCGGATCACCTGGGCGAACACCGCCCGGCGCAGATCGCGTCCGAAGCCCGTCCCGGTACGCGCACCGAAGTAGACCGCGGCGATGGCGCACAGCATCTGCAGGCCGGTGACGCCGAGCATCACCGCGCCCAGCCGGACGATGATCGCGGTGTCACCGCGGACCACGCCTTCGTCGATGATCGTGGCGTTGACGGTCGGCAGGTACAGCGAAGCCAGCGTGCTGATCAGTTGCAGTGCCATCACCGCAGCGACCGGCCAGCGGTAGGGCCTGAGGTAGCAGCGCAGCAGCGCCAGAAGCATGGGGTTACTGTCGCATACCCGTGCCGCCGTGGCGTTGCTGCGGCAATACGCGGCGACACAAACCGACTGGTCACCGCTGTGTCGTGGTTGACGGGCGGCGGTGCCGCTACAGTGCATCGTGTGCGGCTCAAACTGACGGTCCCGGCCCTGGCGGCCGCTGCGGTGATCCCGATGGTCGGCGGATGTTCCGACTCCAACTCGCCTGAAGCTCAGGGCGGCAGCCAGTCCGCGTCGCCGACGGCCGAGCAGAGCAATCACGGACCGTCGTTTCCGCAGTGCGGCGGGATCAGCGACGAGACGATCGCGAACCTGACCAGGGTGGCGGGGGTGGTCGGCACCGCACAGAACTCGGTGGGCTGCCAGTGGCTGCTGCGCGGCGGGATCATGGGCCCGCACTTCTCCTTCTCCTGGTATCGCGGGAGCCCCATCGGTCGCGAGCGCAAGACCGAGGAGGTCTCGCGTACTTCCGTGGAGGACATCAACATCGACGGCCACAGCGGTTTCATCGCGATCGGCACCGCCCCGACGATGGGCGACAACCTGTGTGAGGTCGGCATCCAATTCAAAGATGACTTCATCGAGTGGTCGGTGAGCTTCGCGCAGAAGCCGTTCCCGGATCCGTGCGACGTCGCCAAAGAGCTGACTCGCCAGTCGATTGCGAACGCGAAATGAGCCGGCGCGTAGTGGCCAGCGCGGTCGCGGTGTTGGCAGTGTTGACCAGCTTGACGGGTTGCTCCCGTGAGGTGGGCGGCACCGCGGTCAAGGCCGGCGCGGGCGACACCAAGCGCAACAACAACTCCGAGCGGCAGTACCCGAACCTGCTCAAGGAGTGCGAGGTGCTGACCACCGACATCTTGGCCAAGACGGTGGGAGCGGACCCGCTCGACATCCAGAGCACCTTCGTCGGCGCCATCTGCCGCTGGCAGGCGGCCAACCCGGCCGGGCTGATCGACATCACCCGGTTCTGGTTCGAGCAGGGCAGCCTGGACAACGAGCGCAAGGTCGCCGAGTTCTTGAAGTATCAGATCGAGCCTAAAACCATCGTGGGCGTGCCGTCGATCGTGATGCGTCCGGCCGACCCGAACGGCTCCTGCGGGGTCGCCAGCGACGCCGCCGGAGTGGTCGGCTGGTGGGTCAACCCGCAGGCACCCGGGATCGACGCGTGCGAGCAGGCTTTGAAGCTGATGGAGCTGACGCTCGCGACCAACTCGTAGTCGCGGCCGTGCCGATCCGGTGGGACCGGTTCACATCCGTCACCTGCGACCCGAATCTCGGGTGGTGAGGGATGTTGGAAGACGATAGCGGTGGCAATATCACTGCGGCCGGGCTGAACCGGTCCCCGTAGCGTCGCCGTTTCCGGACCGAGGGACTCGGCGCTGCGGGCTAATCACGTGTCGGACGGGGCCCGCCCGGTCGTGACATGGCGGTCCGCAAATGCTGCTGCAGCGCAGGGTTTCGCCATACCTGCTGTTGGGCCTCGTCGGGCTGAGCCGGTGCCCGGGACGAACTCTTGTTGGTCAAGACAGACCGGCCGCGGCGTAACGCTGACGGGCGGCCTCCCCGCTGGTGCCGATAATCTTGCCGATTCGCGACCACGACGCACCTTCGTGGCGGGCGGTCGCAATCGCTGCGGCGATATGGGCTTCGGCGCTGGCACGTTCACGGGCAGCGACGATCAGCGCGTATTCAGCGGGGCTGACCTTCTCGCCGTGGAAGTCGTCGGACTCGAAACGGTCAGCCAGCGCCTCTGCGTGCGCAAGGATTTCTTCTACGGTGCGGGGCATGATCATCACCTTTCTCACTCAGAGGAACTTTTCGCGGACGGGCATGGCATGCAGGATCACGACCTCACCGTCCACGGCGCGGATGAAGCCGACTTCCAGTAGCGCACCGTTGCGCGCCGGCCCAACTGCCATATCCATGTCGTCGTCACTTACACGGAAGTGCAGCGCATTGCGGTAGGCGTGCACGATGTCCTCGCTTCCGATGCCGTGACGGTGTGCGGGCTCTGCGATGCGCGGTCGCGCCACCATGCATCCAAGTTACCTTGCGGCCCACCGGGGCGGCAAGATAACTTGTCATACTCGCCGTCGATGCTGGGCACGCCATCACGTGCGCCTTTATTCCGGGGGCGATCCCCGATGCCGCCGTGGCGATGATCGTCACGGTGACAGAACCAGAAGGTGCCGTTCTGCTCGAGCAGGCCTCGAAGTTGATGGAACTGACGCTCGCGACCAACTCGTAACGCTGCCTGCCGCGTCGGCGAGTCTGGTGGTTTCGCTCTGAACCAAGTGGTTCAAAGTGATGGTTTTCTGTTGCGGGCCAGAACATCTCGCTGACCTGCGAGGTCTAATTCGACGGCGTTTTGCCGAACGCCCATGGCCTCCGGGCGGATCCACCCGACAAGCTGTGGGTCGCGCCGTTTTGCCTGTGCGGCCACTCCGTTCTTCGCTAGCGTCCCGCGCCGTGGACGCGTTCGAGCAAGGGCGCTGGAGAAAGCTTCTCAGCGGCTCGGCCAATCTGATGGCGGCACTGGACGTGCGCCTGCGCGGTGCACACGGCGTCACCCTTCGCGACGTCCTGCTGCTGGAGCTGCTCAGCAGGCCGGACCGGCGGGCACATCGCATCTGCGTGCTGGCGCAGACGCTCGGGGTGTCACCGGGTGCACTGGTCGGCCAGGTCCGTCGGTTGGAGGAGCGCGGCCTGGTCACCCGCAGCCCGTGCCAACGCGACCGGCGCGGCATTCTGCCCCGGATCACCAGCGAGGGCTACGCGCGTCTTCACGCCGTGCTGGACAGCCAGGCGTATATCGGCAGTACAGCAGGCGCGGATTAGCCGGCCGTTCTCCTCGGGCCGGCCGATGCGTACCGCGCGGTCCATCCGGCGTCCGGTGACGACAAATTCCCGGTTTCTCATTGTTTCGCTATCGAACCGACTAGTTTCCGGTCGAACGAAACCGAGTAGTTTCCGTT is a genomic window of Mycolicibacter heraklionensis containing:
- a CDS encoding DUF3558 domain-containing protein, producing the protein MSRRVVASAVAVLAVLTSLTGCSREVGGTAVKAGAGDTKRNNNSERQYPNLLKECEVLTTDILAKTVGADPLDIQSTFVGAICRWQAANPAGLIDITRFWFEQGSLDNERKVAEFLKYQIEPKTIVGVPSIVMRPADPNGSCGVASDAAGVVGWWVNPQAPGIDACEQALKLMELTLATNS
- a CDS encoding MarR family transcriptional regulator, giving the protein MDAFEQGRWRKLLSGSANLMAALDVRLRGAHGVTLRDVLLLELLSRPDRRAHRICVLAQTLGVSPGALVGQVRRLEERGLVTRSPCQRDRRGILPRITSEGYARLHAVLDSQAYIGSTAGAD
- a CDS encoding DUF3558 domain-containing protein, producing MVGGCSDSNSPEAQGGSQSASPTAEQSNHGPSFPQCGGISDETIANLTRVAGVVGTAQNSVGCQWLLRGGIMGPHFSFSWYRGSPIGRERKTEEVSRTSVEDINIDGHSGFIAIGTAPTMGDNLCEVGIQFKDDFIEWSVSFAQKPFPDPCDVAKELTRQSIANAK